Proteins encoded within one genomic window of Triticum aestivum cultivar Chinese Spring chromosome 2D, IWGSC CS RefSeq v2.1, whole genome shotgun sequence:
- the LOC123049921 gene encoding pathogenesis-related protein PRMS-like, with the protein MQQVTMSPSICLAILLLALVSPSPASASITNNNGVAVAAPRVPVAFQFLQGHNDARREVGVAPLEWNWTLGQDAKRYAAQLVVRCKLEPPKYIPPIYARNRYWGSGKQDGAAATGSWVYERRWYDHGANACAPGKECGSYKLVVRNTTRELGCACRTCRGSNDTVAVCSYSPGGNFADPPY; encoded by the coding sequence ATGCAGCAGGTGACCATGTCTCCTTCCATCTGCCTCGCCATCTTGTTGCTTGCACTGGTCTCGCCGTCACCGGCATCAGCCAGCATTACCAACAACAATGGCGTCGCCGTCGCGGCCCCTAGAGTGCCCGTGGCGTTCCAGTTCCTGCAGGGGCACAACGACGCGCGCCGCGAGGTCGGCGTGGCACCCCTGGAGTGGAACTGGACGCTGGGGCAGGACGCCAAGCGGTACGCGGCCCAGCTCGTCGTCCGCTGCAAGCTGGAGCCGCCAAAGTACATCCCGCCGATCTACGCGCGGAACAGGTACTGGGGCAGCGGGAAACaagacggcgccgccgccaccggctcgTGGGTGTACGAGCGGCGGTGGTACGACCACGGCGCCAACGCGTGCGCGCCCGGCAAGGAATGCGGGTCCTACAAGTTGGTGGTGCGGAACACCACGCGAGAGCTCGGCTGCGCCTGCCGCACCTGCCGCGGCAGCAACGACACCGTGGCTGTTTGCAGCTACTCCCCTGGCGGCAACTTCGCCGACCCGCCATACTGA